In the genome of Kitasatospora cathayae, one region contains:
- the ccrA gene encoding crotonyl-CoA carboxylase/reductase: MSALLDAILSSDATSADFAAIKLPESYRAVTLHKDEEQMFAGLDSRDKDPRKSLHLDEVALPELGPGEALVAVMASAVNYNTVWSSIFEPVSTFGFLERYGRLSPLTKRHDLPYHVVGSDLAGVVLRTGAGVNAWKPGDEVVAHCLSVELESPDGHDDTMMDPEQRIWGFETNFGGLAQLALVKTNQLLPKPEHLTWEEAASPGLVNSTAYRQLVSRNGAGMKQGDNVLIWGASGGLGSYATQYALAGGATPICVVSNDQKAGICRAMGAEAIIDRSAEGYRFWKDENTQDPREWKRLGSKIREFTGGEDVDIVFEHPGRETFGASVYVTRKGGTIVTCASTSGYMHQYDNRYLWMSLKKIVGSHFANYREAYEANRLIAKGRIHPTLSKVYSLEETGQAALDVHHNKHQGKVGVLCLAPEEGLGVRDHELREKHLPAINRFRELPAG; this comes from the coding sequence ATGTCGGCCCTCCTCGACGCGATCCTCAGCTCCGACGCCACGTCGGCGGACTTCGCGGCGATCAAGCTCCCCGAGTCCTACCGGGCGGTCACGCTCCACAAGGACGAGGAGCAGATGTTCGCGGGCCTGGACAGCCGCGACAAGGACCCCCGCAAGTCCCTTCACCTCGACGAGGTCGCCCTGCCCGAGCTCGGCCCCGGCGAGGCCCTGGTCGCCGTCATGGCCAGCGCGGTGAACTACAACACCGTGTGGAGCTCGATCTTCGAGCCGGTCTCCACCTTCGGCTTCCTGGAGCGCTACGGCCGGCTGTCGCCGCTCACCAAGCGCCACGACCTGCCGTACCACGTGGTCGGCTCGGACCTCGCGGGCGTGGTGCTGCGCACCGGCGCCGGGGTCAACGCCTGGAAGCCCGGCGACGAGGTCGTCGCCCACTGCCTCTCGGTCGAACTGGAGTCCCCGGACGGCCACGACGACACGATGATGGACCCGGAGCAGCGGATCTGGGGATTCGAGACCAACTTCGGCGGCCTGGCCCAGCTCGCCCTGGTCAAGACCAACCAGCTGCTGCCCAAGCCCGAGCACCTCACCTGGGAGGAGGCCGCCTCCCCCGGCCTGGTCAACTCCACCGCGTACCGCCAGCTGGTCTCGCGCAACGGCGCCGGCATGAAGCAGGGCGACAACGTGCTGATCTGGGGCGCCAGCGGCGGCCTCGGCTCGTACGCCACCCAGTACGCGCTGGCCGGCGGCGCCACCCCGATCTGCGTGGTCTCCAACGACCAGAAGGCCGGGATCTGCCGCGCCATGGGCGCCGAGGCGATCATCGACCGCTCCGCCGAGGGCTACCGGTTCTGGAAGGACGAGAACACCCAGGACCCGCGCGAGTGGAAGCGCCTGGGCTCGAAGATCCGCGAGTTCACCGGCGGCGAGGACGTGGACATCGTCTTCGAGCACCCGGGCCGGGAGACCTTCGGCGCCTCGGTGTACGTCACCCGCAAGGGCGGCACCATCGTCACCTGCGCCTCCACCTCCGGCTACATGCACCAGTACGACAACCGGTACCTGTGGATGTCGCTCAAGAAGATCGTCGGCTCGCACTTCGCCAACTACCGCGAGGCCTACGAGGCCAACCGCCTGATCGCCAAGGGCAGGATCCACCCCACCCTGTCCAAGGTCTACTCCCTGGAGGAGACCGGCCAGGCCGCCCTCGACGTCCACCACAACAAGCACCAGGGCAAGGTCGGCGTGCTCTGCCTGGCCCCCGAGGAAGGCCTGGGCGTGCGCGACCACGAACTGCGCGAGAAGCACCTGCCCGCCATCAACCGCTTCCGCGAACTGCCGGCCGGATAG
- a CDS encoding chorismate mutase, with product MSLTVPSRVDEWQDELAELDRSLIRMIRRRAELVGEIEALRRAAGLPRTELTRENRMVKEYQSGLGRPGARLALLLIELARHPS from the coding sequence ATGTCACTCACCGTGCCGAGCCGGGTCGACGAGTGGCAGGACGAACTCGCCGAACTCGACCGGTCCCTCATCCGGATGATCCGGCGCCGCGCCGAGCTGGTCGGTGAGATCGAGGCGCTCCGCCGGGCCGCGGGCCTGCCCCGTACCGAACTCACCAGGGAGAACCGGATGGTGAAGGAGTACCAGAGCGGCCTCGGCCGACCGGGCGCCCGACTCGCCCTGCTGCTGATCGAACTCGCCCGCCACCCGTCGTAA